A region from the Bactrocera dorsalis isolate Fly_Bdor chromosome 1, ASM2337382v1, whole genome shotgun sequence genome encodes:
- the LOC125775768 gene encoding techylectin-5A-like, with protein sequence MEHRLIFLSILCGHLLYSGNCSAPIQSSANVAPFLTYLCDDDLLKTAVNKMEFLSLKLENYNLHIQSELMAMKEQLLREIKEIKKNQESVPPAAKKPASCTEAMRQENGKYAENGVYELYLPEFLHHPFNVYCLRDPDGGEPWAIIQRRQSNDTDFYRELVEYEHGFGNLNANFFLGLNKIHALTHSRAHELWFQLEDFENEKRVAKYDFFDIGNAQDRYELITLGQYSGTAGDSFSAQRGAKFTTKDYGHDKHYNCAVLSRGAWWYSYNSCYNSNLNGLYLGGEYPKTQKGRGVVWNAWRGNYYSLKYVHMAIRPKYYH encoded by the exons ATGGAGCATCGTTTGATCTTCTTGTCCATTCTGTGTGGGCATCTTTTGTATTCGGGGAATTGTTCGGCACCTATTCAAAGTAGTGCCAATGTGGCG CCATTTCTCACCTATCTTTGTGACGATGATTTATTGAAGACCGCGGTCAATAAGATGGAGTTCTTGAGCCTCAAATTAGAGAATTATAATCTgca tattcAAAGTGAATTAATGGCAATGAAGGAGCAGCTTCTTCGTGaaataaaggaaataaagaaaaatcagGAATCTGTGCCACCTGCAGCCAAGAAACCAGCATCGTGTACCGAGGCGATGCGTCAAGAAAACGGGAAATATGCGGAGAATGGCGTTTATGAACTTTATCTACCTGAATTTCTTCATCACCCTTTCAATGTTTATTGTCTTCGTGATCCTGATGGCGGTGAACCATGGGCTATAATTCAACGTCGTCAAAGCAACGACACCGACTTCTATCGCGAGTTGGTTGAGTATGAACACGGTTTCGGCAACTTGAATGCCAATTTCTTTCTCGGCTTGAATAAAATACATGCATTGACTCATTCGCGAGCCCATGAGCTTTGGTTTCAATTGGAGGATTTTGAAAATGAGAAGCGTGTTGCTAAGTACGATTTTTTCGATATAGGTAACGCTCAAGATAGGTATGAGTTAATTACGCTTGGACAATATTCAGGCACGGCCGGTGACTCGTTCTCTGCCCAACGTGGCGCAAAATTTACCACTAAAGATTATGGTCATGACAAACATTATAACTGTGCAGTACTATCTAGAGGAGCTTGGTGGTACTCGTATAATAGTTGTTATAACAG CAATctgaatggtttatatttaggAGGAGAATATCCAAAAACTCAGAAAGGTAGAGGCGTAGTGTGGAATGCCTGGCGTGGAAATTATTACTccctcaaatatgtacatatggctaTAAGACCAAAGTATTATCACTGA